Proteins encoded together in one Gemmatimonadota bacterium DH-78 window:
- a CDS encoding SRPBCC family protein: MTLIKFFITAVAALLLLFVGLGLVLDGEWEVERSRVVPIPAEALYAELASIDGWTTWGSLGTVEGERHGPPSGPGATVRWDDPQWGEGEWTLTGIESDRAVEYEVRVEGGALITRGRLDLDSVAEGTRIHWTESGDFGWNPFLAFMALGMDRMQGSEMEKSLDRLQDHLGVPPAPRPEGGSD; this comes from the coding sequence GTGACGCTCATCAAGTTCTTCATCACCGCGGTGGCCGCGCTGCTGCTGCTCTTCGTCGGTCTCGGCCTCGTGCTCGATGGAGAGTGGGAGGTGGAGCGAAGCCGAGTGGTGCCGATCCCTGCCGAGGCCCTCTACGCCGAACTCGCATCCATCGACGGGTGGACGACCTGGGGTTCGCTCGGCACCGTCGAAGGGGAGCGCCACGGGCCGCCCTCCGGTCCGGGCGCGACCGTCCGTTGGGACGACCCGCAGTGGGGTGAGGGCGAGTGGACCCTCACCGGAATCGAGTCCGATCGGGCCGTGGAGTACGAGGTGCGGGTGGAGGGCGGGGCCCTGATCACCCGCGGCAGACTCGACCTCGACTCGGTGGCCGAGGGTACGCGCATCCACTGGACGGAGTCGGGCGACTTCGGGTGGAACCCCTTCCTCGCCTTCATGGCGCTCGGCATGGACCGCATGCAGGGCAGCGAGATGGAGAAGAGCCTCGACCGGCTCCAGGACCATCTCGGAGTCCCCCCCGCCCCCCGTCCGGAGGGCGGTTCCGACTGA
- a CDS encoding arylesterase, with protein sequence MPRSFVRVCCLLLLGLVGSGCEPTPPDAATREGAAGSPNAGGSSARVADASEPDGPRVVFLGTSLTAGLGLRLPSERWPERLGAMADSAGTPIRVVNAGRSGDTSAGGLGRLEWLLRDTVDLLVIELGANDGLRGLPTDDLADNLRTVIDDTRAAWPEAAVLLVGMEAPTNLGDSYTRDFRSVFTSVATDREVSLVPFLLEGVAGEDDLNQADRIHPTAEGHARIAATVWPHLERLLLELSGESRP encoded by the coding sequence ATGCCCCGCTCGTTCGTTCGGGTGTGCTGCCTGCTGCTGCTCGGCCTCGTCGGGTCGGGCTGCGAGCCCACACCCCCCGATGCCGCCACCCGCGAGGGGGCGGCGGGTTCCCCGAATGCCGGGGGCTCCTCCGCCCGAGTCGCCGACGCGTCCGAGCCCGACGGACCCCGGGTCGTCTTTCTCGGCACCAGTCTCACCGCGGGGCTGGGACTGCGTCTGCCCTCCGAGCGCTGGCCCGAGCGACTCGGCGCGATGGCCGACTCCGCCGGCACCCCGATCCGCGTGGTGAACGCCGGCCGCAGTGGGGATACGAGCGCAGGGGGGCTGGGACGCCTCGAGTGGTTGCTGCGTGACACGGTCGACCTTCTGGTGATCGAGTTGGGTGCGAACGACGGACTCCGGGGCCTGCCCACCGACGACCTCGCGGACAACCTCCGAACCGTGATCGACGACACGCGGGCGGCCTGGCCCGAGGCGGCCGTCCTTCTGGTGGGCATGGAGGCCCCGACGAACCTCGGCGATTCCTATACCCGCGACTTCCGCAGCGTCTTCACCTCGGTGGCAACCGACCGGGAGGTGTCGCTGGTGCCCTTCCTGCTGGAGGGGGTGGCGGGCGAAGATGATCTGAACCAGGCCGACCGCATCCACCCCACCGCCGAGGGCCACGCGCGGATCGCGGCCACGGTGTGGCCCCACCTCGAACGCCTCCTTCTCGAACTCTCCGGCGAGTCGCGCCCGTGA
- a CDS encoding ABC transporter ATP-binding protein, with product MIVAENLGKTYRSGGRPLPVLEGVDLAVDAEGIVAIVGPSGTGKTTLLGLLAGLDRPTTGRVLLAGEDIFALGEDDRAVFRARNVGFVFQTFHLLPTLTALENVLVPFELLGRDRPGDAGRRALELLDRVGLADRATHYPAQLSGGERQRVALARAFANRPRILFADEPTGNLDARTGERIVGLMEELNREARTTLVLVTHDRSLADRAHRVLELGTGGIVADSAGLSAAPAVG from the coding sequence ATGATCGTCGCGGAGAATCTGGGAAAGACCTATCGAAGCGGCGGGAGACCGCTCCCGGTACTGGAGGGTGTCGATCTCGCGGTCGATGCGGAAGGGATCGTCGCCATCGTCGGGCCGTCCGGCACCGGCAAGACGACGCTGCTCGGACTGCTCGCGGGCCTGGATCGACCCACGACGGGCCGGGTGCTGCTCGCGGGGGAAGACATCTTCGCTCTCGGCGAGGACGACCGCGCCGTCTTCCGGGCTCGCAACGTCGGGTTCGTTTTCCAGACGTTTCACCTTCTGCCCACTCTCACCGCACTCGAGAACGTGCTCGTGCCCTTCGAACTGTTGGGGCGCGACCGCCCGGGCGACGCCGGCCGGCGGGCGTTGGAGCTGCTCGATCGGGTCGGACTGGCCGATCGGGCAACGCACTACCCCGCGCAGCTGTCGGGCGGTGAGCGCCAGCGCGTGGCGCTCGCCCGCGCCTTCGCCAACCGTCCGCGGATCCTCTTCGCCGACGAGCCCACGGGCAATCTCGACGCGCGCACGGGGGAGCGCATCGTGGGACTGATGGAGGAACTGAACCGCGAGGCTCGGACCACCCTCGTACTCGTGACCCACGACCGGTCGCTCGCGGATCGTGCGCACCGGGTGCTCGAGTTGGGCACCGGCGGAATCGTGGCGGATTCGGCGGGGCTGTCGGCGGCGCCCGCGGTCGGATGA
- a CDS encoding FtsX-like permease family protein, translating to MMRFPLRLALWEGRATFRTVGAYALSITLGVAALVAVRGFRADVERSVESQARVLLGADAKFESDRPLPDSLRQVVDSLEGVGATSAEVVRTVSMVAADGNGLVRLLQLWSVDGDWPFYGAVEAEPIGSWQFDDPTRVVVDRPALIQLGIEIGDSITIGRARFEVAGSVDRLPTDPGFQSAVGPRVWLSRAALDQAGLLDFGSLARWDTYLRFDDPGVHGIDERYETLLAASGVQYVTATERARSLTRAVDFLGRYLGLVGLGALLLGGIGVGNAIHLFVQRRLTQVAVLRCLGARQAGVFGAYLLQAVALGAGGAVLGVALGMAAQLALPFVLSGVLPVEVRPRPAPATALMGLGVGVWVAVVFALLPLLAIRDVAPLRAFRVAEEGARGRWSFGRLATVGLLGGSVVTLSVMEAPTAGEGVAFALGLGLALGALWLTARAAMWVARRVVPAGAPYPVRQGISNLFRPGNQTVAVTVALGLGAFIVATVLQVQHNLARELDFDRAAGQPDLLLFDVQPDQRRGVVDLLPPDARDSAIPTPLVSARLAAIDGVSVEELSLRDGPEAPEEWALHREYRHSWREALTDAERLVSGAWWPDADEPAEGVARVSVETELADELGVGLGSRLTWSIGGREVESLVTSLREVDWDRFQTNFFVLFEPGAIDDAPATWVVLARVEGADSVAAYQRRLIERYPNVSALDLGHIQEVVDSILSGARRAVVALGGFAALAGVVVLAGALAASRHHRLREGALLKTLGARGGQLLAVFFSEFVALGLVAAATALTLSTLAAWALVARGFGFEFDPVPGLLLSVAAGLVLLTLVTGWLGSRGLLRRPPLPLLRALTD from the coding sequence ATGATGCGCTTCCCGCTCCGACTCGCCCTCTGGGAGGGGCGCGCCACCTTCCGCACCGTGGGCGCCTACGCTCTCTCGATCACGCTCGGGGTGGCGGCGCTCGTGGCGGTGCGCGGATTTCGAGCCGACGTCGAGCGGTCGGTCGAGAGTCAGGCCCGGGTGCTGCTCGGCGCCGACGCGAAGTTCGAATCCGACCGGCCGCTGCCCGACTCCCTCCGGCAGGTGGTCGACTCGCTGGAGGGCGTCGGAGCGACCTCGGCGGAAGTGGTGCGGACCGTGTCGATGGTGGCGGCCGACGGTAACGGCCTGGTGCGGCTCCTGCAGCTCTGGTCGGTGGACGGCGACTGGCCCTTCTACGGCGCCGTCGAGGCGGAGCCGATCGGCAGCTGGCAGTTCGACGATCCGACGCGCGTGGTGGTCGACCGACCCGCCCTCATCCAGCTCGGCATCGAGATCGGGGACTCGATCACGATCGGGCGGGCTCGGTTCGAGGTGGCGGGCTCCGTGGATCGGCTCCCCACCGACCCGGGCTTCCAGTCGGCGGTGGGCCCGCGCGTGTGGCTGTCGCGGGCGGCGTTGGACCAGGCGGGACTCCTCGATTTCGGATCGCTGGCCCGGTGGGACACCTATCTGCGATTCGACGACCCCGGCGTGCATGGAATCGACGAGCGTTACGAGACCCTCCTGGCCGCGTCGGGAGTGCAGTACGTGACGGCGACCGAGCGGGCGCGGAGTCTCACCCGGGCCGTCGATTTCCTCGGGCGCTACCTGGGCCTCGTCGGGCTGGGCGCCCTCCTGCTCGGGGGCATCGGGGTCGGCAACGCGATTCACCTCTTCGTACAGCGTCGGCTGACCCAGGTAGCGGTGCTCCGCTGCCTCGGCGCCCGCCAGGCCGGCGTCTTCGGCGCCTACCTCCTGCAGGCCGTGGCTCTGGGCGCGGGCGGGGCGGTGCTCGGTGTCGCCCTCGGGATGGCCGCCCAGCTCGCGCTGCCGTTCGTGCTCTCGGGGGTGCTCCCCGTCGAGGTCCGGCCGCGCCCCGCGCCGGCCACGGCACTCATGGGGCTCGGGGTGGGCGTGTGGGTCGCGGTCGTCTTCGCCCTGCTGCCCCTGTTGGCGATCCGAGACGTGGCGCCTCTGCGAGCGTTCCGGGTGGCCGAGGAGGGTGCGCGGGGCCGCTGGTCGTTCGGCCGCCTCGCCACGGTCGGCCTTCTCGGGGGTTCGGTGGTCACCCTCTCGGTGATGGAGGCGCCGACGGCGGGGGAGGGGGTGGCGTTCGCGCTCGGACTCGGCCTCGCCCTCGGGGCGCTGTGGCTCACGGCGCGGGCCGCGATGTGGGTCGCGCGGAGAGTCGTGCCGGCCGGTGCACCCTACCCGGTGCGCCAGGGGATCTCCAACCTCTTCCGTCCCGGCAATCAGACGGTGGCGGTGACCGTCGCCCTCGGCCTGGGCGCCTTCATCGTCGCCACCGTGCTCCAGGTGCAGCACAACCTGGCTCGCGAGCTCGACTTCGACCGGGCCGCCGGCCAGCCCGACCTGCTGTTGTTCGACGTGCAGCCCGATCAGCGTCGGGGGGTGGTCGATCTGCTCCCCCCGGACGCGCGAGACAGCGCGATTCCCACACCGCTGGTGTCCGCCCGTCTCGCGGCGATCGACGGCGTGTCGGTGGAAGAGTTGAGCCTTCGGGACGGTCCGGAGGCCCCGGAGGAATGGGCGCTCCACCGCGAGTACCGCCACAGCTGGAGAGAGGCCCTCACCGACGCGGAGCGCCTGGTTTCCGGGGCGTGGTGGCCGGACGCGGACGAGCCCGCCGAGGGCGTCGCCCGGGTCTCGGTCGAGACGGAGCTCGCCGACGAACTCGGGGTGGGGCTGGGTAGCCGGCTCACCTGGTCGATCGGCGGGCGCGAGGTGGAGTCGCTCGTCACGAGTCTGAGAGAGGTGGACTGGGACCGCTTCCAGACGAACTTCTTCGTGCTGTTCGAACCGGGCGCGATCGACGACGCACCGGCCACCTGGGTCGTGCTGGCCCGGGTCGAGGGTGCCGACTCCGTCGCGGCGTACCAGCGCCGGCTGATCGAACGCTACCCGAACGTATCGGCGCTGGATCTCGGCCACATTCAGGAGGTGGTGGACTCCATTCTGTCGGGTGCGCGCCGCGCGGTGGTGGCACTGGGTGGCTTCGCGGCTCTCGCCGGCGTCGTGGTGCTCGCGGGCGCACTCGCCGCCTCACGGCACCACCGCCTGCGCGAAGGGGCCCTGCTCAAGACGCTGGGTGCGAGGGGCGGCCAGCTGCTCGCCGTCTTCTTCTCCGAGTTCGTGGCCCTCGGCCTCGTGGCGGCCGCCACGGCGCTCACCCTGTCGACGCTGGCCGCGTGGGCCCTCGTCGCGCGAGGCTTCGGGTTCGAGTTCGATCCGGTGCCGGGGCTGCTGCTGTCGGTAGCCGCGGGGCTGGTGCTGCTCACCCTGGTCACCGGATGGCTCGGCAGCCGCGGGCTGCTGCGTCGCCCACCCCTGCCGCTGCTGCGCGCCCTGACCGACTGA
- a CDS encoding HD domain-containing phosphohydrolase, with translation MNEARDTLVTLARAVAAFTAYGPAHPTREGALDAVHQAVARLCEVDPAPTFTFLGDEIVYGLHPLRGLGEWPWAERFSRVGVQRIEFVATPDRDDVSHFMDDLARRLRRGFAESSEARVTRPTSIRYGLVHADGLDGDGPESASNGAHVAGRPTDLELEADTVRWMESELRGGGTLHLAEAEGVVFALLQVMHQGRDILLPLTRLKEFDQYTTAHALNVSVLTMALAEHMGHSSSTVRRFGVSGLLHDLGKTRIPTEVLNKAGALTDTERSIIQNHTTEGARLILEHDAELDLAAIVAYEHHRRTDGGGYPHFHLHRRCHGASDLVHVCDVYDALRTHRPYREAWPHERVMKYIIAGAGSEFDVEVVRGFVALMDQGTRVATRVDPEPASPPVSSPGD, from the coding sequence GTGAACGAGGCGCGTGACACCCTGGTCACGCTGGCGCGCGCGGTCGCCGCCTTCACGGCGTACGGTCCCGCGCACCCCACCCGGGAAGGGGCGCTTGACGCCGTGCACCAGGCGGTGGCACGGCTGTGCGAGGTCGACCCCGCGCCCACCTTCACCTTTCTCGGCGACGAGATCGTGTACGGCCTGCACCCGCTCCGGGGCCTCGGCGAGTGGCCGTGGGCGGAGCGGTTCTCACGGGTGGGGGTGCAGCGGATCGAGTTCGTCGCCACGCCCGACCGCGACGACGTGTCGCATTTCATGGACGACCTCGCCCGCCGGCTGCGCCGGGGCTTCGCCGAGAGCAGCGAGGCGCGTGTGACGCGCCCGACCTCGATCCGGTACGGTCTGGTTCACGCCGACGGACTCGACGGCGACGGCCCCGAGTCCGCGAGCAATGGCGCGCACGTCGCCGGACGCCCGACCGACCTCGAGCTCGAGGCCGACACCGTGCGCTGGATGGAGTCGGAGCTCCGAGGAGGGGGCACCCTCCATCTCGCCGAGGCCGAGGGCGTGGTGTTCGCTCTGCTCCAGGTGATGCACCAGGGACGCGACATCCTGCTGCCTCTCACCCGGCTCAAGGAGTTCGATCAGTACACCACCGCCCACGCCCTGAATGTGAGCGTGCTCACGATGGCGCTGGCCGAGCACATGGGGCACTCCAGTTCGACGGTGCGCCGGTTCGGGGTGTCGGGGCTCCTGCACGACCTCGGCAAGACGCGAATCCCCACCGAGGTGCTCAACAAGGCGGGCGCGCTGACCGACACCGAGCGGAGCATCATCCAGAACCACACCACCGAGGGAGCCCGACTGATCCTGGAGCACGACGCCGAGCTCGACCTCGCGGCGATCGTCGCCTACGAACACCACCGACGTACCGACGGCGGGGGGTACCCGCACTTCCATCTCCATCGACGCTGTCACGGGGCCAGCGACCTCGTGCACGTGTGCGACGTCTACGACGCGCTCCGCACCCATCGGCCGTACCGAGAGGCGTGGCCCCACGAACGGGTGATGAAGTACATCATCGCCGGCGCGGGATCGGAATTCGATGTCGAGGTCGTCCGGGGCTTCGTGGCCCTGATGGATCAGGGCACTCGCGTGGCGACCCGGGTCGACCCGGAACCGGCTTCGCCGCCGGTCAGCTCCCCAGGCGACTGA
- a CDS encoding aminotransferase class I/II-fold pyridoxal phosphate-dependent enzyme, with amino-acid sequence MTPSRISTRAGRFSESVIREMTRVARRHDAVNLAQGFPDFPAPDLLKEAACRAIRADVNQYAVTWGTPRLRTALARRYLAAYGLEVDPDREIVVTCGATEAMAAVFLALFDPGDEVLIPEPFYENYGPDAILAGATPVYVPLQEPDLRFDADAFAHRITPKTRAIVLNTPNNPTGRVFSRSELEAVAKLCRTHGLIAITDEIYEYITYGGEHLSLATFDGMRDRTVIVSGASKTFAVTGWRVGTIVAPPDITVAVRAVHDFLTVGAPAPLQEAVAEAMETLDESYYGSLGAEYRERRDVLVPGLREVGFQCRMPEGAYYVMADISALADGADDVAFSHRLVKEAGVAPVPGSSFFSTPDAGRHLVRFAFCKKLDTLAEAVDRLARFSRLGS; translated from the coding sequence ATGACTCCCTCCCGCATCTCCACTCGCGCCGGCCGCTTCTCGGAGTCGGTGATCCGTGAAATGACTCGCGTCGCCCGTCGGCACGACGCGGTGAATCTCGCCCAGGGGTTTCCCGACTTCCCCGCCCCCGACCTGCTGAAGGAGGCGGCCTGCCGTGCGATCCGCGCCGATGTGAACCAGTACGCCGTCACCTGGGGCACCCCGCGACTGCGCACCGCTCTGGCGCGGCGCTACCTCGCGGCGTACGGCCTCGAGGTGGACCCGGATCGCGAGATCGTGGTCACCTGCGGCGCTACCGAAGCCATGGCCGCGGTGTTTCTCGCGCTCTTCGATCCGGGCGACGAGGTGTTGATCCCCGAACCGTTCTACGAGAACTACGGCCCCGACGCGATTCTGGCGGGCGCCACCCCGGTCTACGTGCCCCTCCAGGAGCCCGACCTCCGGTTCGACGCCGACGCCTTCGCGCATCGAATCACGCCGAAGACCCGCGCGATCGTGCTGAACACGCCCAACAACCCGACGGGGCGAGTCTTCTCGCGGAGCGAGCTGGAGGCGGTCGCGAAGCTGTGCCGGACCCACGGCCTGATCGCCATCACCGACGAGATCTACGAGTACATCACCTACGGAGGCGAACACCTCTCCCTGGCCACCTTCGACGGCATGCGCGACCGCACCGTGATCGTGAGCGGCGCGTCGAAGACCTTCGCGGTCACGGGGTGGCGCGTCGGCACCATCGTCGCGCCGCCCGACATCACCGTGGCGGTCCGCGCCGTTCACGACTTCCTCACCGTCGGGGCACCCGCCCCACTGCAGGAGGCCGTCGCCGAGGCGATGGAGACGCTGGACGAGAGCTACTACGGCTCCCTGGGGGCGGAGTATCGCGAGCGTCGAGACGTGCTCGTGCCCGGGCTGCGCGAGGTCGGCTTCCAATGCCGCATGCCCGAGGGGGCCTACTACGTGATGGCCGACATCTCCGCGCTGGCCGACGGCGCCGACGATGTCGCCTTCAGTCACCGCCTCGTGAAGGAGGCGGGCGTGGCGCCGGTGCCCGGCTCGAGCTTCTTCTCCACCCCCGACGCGGGGCGTCACCTCGTGCGATTCGCCTTCTGCAAGAAGCTCGACACCCTGGCCGAGGCGGTCGACCGCCTGGCTCGATTCAGTCGCCTGGGGAGCTGA
- a CDS encoding alpha/beta hydrolase domain-containing protein: MRLLRSALFGALALLVGAAPLAADVVRVVIERRTLVWDGYELLQARLHFVFDPDDPADAAVVDLALAPRNADGLVEAQAVVWVLQPVEAQRRRGLAWIDVDALGVGPAAPLFDAARRGSPLPDAGPGDGLLLDEGLTLIQIAAEGSGVPRVSSPGGGPVSARDPDGAELIGWVRERWQVSEAVERLPLNGADGWHYPVMMPEAPVHRLFEGPPGAEPTDAIPDGDWRFVPAGAGDARAVERDGGFEAGRVYELVYRAREPRVQGLVLAVLRDVMAYARYGVRSEFAADRGIAFGSGVGGRLLREFLYGGFNDAGGRIAFDALWMHGAGAGRGDLNRRFARPGQSHHLVDLFPFTLESQFDPVTGLDEGLLPREPEGSRPRTIISHAGADYHARAASLTHTAVDGLSDRPPPEGHRAYHLSGEGTDARPAIRALARAAVHWVIDDRAMPPSQLPSVGAGTLVRPSAVAHAFAAEPPPAARLVYREDPGPRFRTAGIADRLDPERGAAFPVLVPQVDGAGNPLGGVRPVELRVPLLTYRPGGRPTPLPETRTEADPRPDLQSLYGSEAGFLARVRAAAEALLREGFLLERDRTAVISAARDRWQRLVSPPVR, translated from the coding sequence ATGAGGCTGCTGCGGTCCGCCCTGTTCGGCGCGCTCGCACTCCTGGTCGGGGCGGCCCCCCTCGCCGCCGATGTCGTGAGGGTGGTGATCGAGCGGCGAACGCTCGTCTGGGACGGTTACGAACTGCTGCAGGCCCGACTGCACTTCGTGTTCGACCCCGACGACCCGGCCGATGCCGCGGTGGTCGACCTCGCCCTGGCTCCCCGAAACGCCGACGGCCTCGTGGAGGCGCAGGCCGTGGTCTGGGTGCTGCAGCCGGTGGAGGCGCAGCGTCGCCGGGGCCTGGCGTGGATCGATGTCGATGCCCTGGGCGTCGGGCCGGCCGCTCCACTCTTCGACGCCGCGCGCCGGGGCTCGCCTCTGCCCGATGCGGGGCCGGGAGACGGACTCCTCCTCGACGAGGGGCTCACACTGATCCAGATCGCCGCCGAAGGATCGGGGGTGCCCCGGGTGTCGTCACCGGGGGGAGGCCCGGTTTCAGCCCGCGATCCGGACGGGGCGGAGTTGATCGGATGGGTACGGGAGCGCTGGCAGGTGTCCGAGGCGGTCGAGCGCCTTCCCCTGAACGGCGCGGACGGCTGGCACTACCCGGTGATGATGCCCGAGGCCCCGGTTCATCGGCTCTTCGAGGGTCCGCCGGGCGCCGAGCCGACCGACGCCATCCCGGACGGAGACTGGCGGTTCGTGCCGGCGGGCGCCGGCGATGCCCGGGCCGTCGAACGCGACGGAGGCTTCGAAGCGGGACGGGTGTACGAGCTCGTCTATCGGGCGCGGGAGCCGCGCGTTCAGGGGCTCGTGCTCGCCGTGCTCCGCGACGTGATGGCCTACGCGCGCTACGGGGTGCGGAGCGAGTTCGCGGCCGACCGAGGCATCGCCTTCGGATCCGGGGTCGGAGGTCGCCTGTTGAGAGAGTTTCTCTACGGCGGCTTCAACGACGCAGGAGGGCGCATCGCCTTCGACGCGCTCTGGATGCACGGCGCCGGGGCGGGCCGCGGCGATTTGAACCGGCGCTTCGCGAGGCCGGGGCAGAGCCACCATCTGGTCGATCTGTTTCCGTTCACTCTCGAGTCGCAGTTCGATCCCGTCACCGGACTCGACGAGGGTCTGCTCCCGCGCGAGCCGGAGGGCTCGAGGCCGCGCACGATCATCAGCCATGCCGGCGCCGATTACCACGCGCGGGCCGCGTCTCTGACGCACACCGCCGTCGACGGCCTCTCCGACCGACCGCCGCCCGAGGGGCATCGGGCCTATCACCTGTCGGGAGAGGGGACCGACGCCCGCCCCGCCATCCGGGCCCTGGCGCGGGCCGCGGTGCACTGGGTGATCGATGATCGGGCGATGCCGCCGTCCCAGCTGCCCTCCGTGGGCGCGGGCACCCTCGTGCGGCCGTCGGCCGTGGCCCACGCCTTCGCAGCGGAGCCCCCGCCCGCGGCGCGGCTGGTGTACCGCGAGGACCCCGGACCCCGGTTCCGCACCGCGGGGATCGCCGACCGCCTCGATCCCGAGCGCGGAGCCGCCTTTCCGGTGCTCGTGCCGCAGGTCGACGGCGCGGGAAACCCGCTCGGCGGGGTCCGTCCGGTGGAACTGCGCGTGCCCCTGCTCACCTATCGGCCCGGCGGCCGGCCGACGCCGCTCCCCGAGACCCGGACGGAAGCCGACCCCCGCCCGGATCTGCAGTCGCTGTACGGCAGCGAGGCCGGATTCCTCGCTCGGGTCCGAGCGGCGGCCGAGGCGCTCCTCCGGGAGGGATTCCTGCTGGAGCGCGATCGAACGGCGGTGATCTCGGCGGCACGAGACCGCTGGCAGCGCCTCGTCAGCCCGCCGGTTCGATAG
- a CDS encoding diguanylate cyclase, producing MPSARPRDVAVPRRALWLSLAALVAPVAAAFWAPESLARYTSLLWLTALLPAFLLAFYRGWRGVATSLALGMATLSVTQAVSVWIGRPVPDLLLAVVIAYLVISLGIGWLAEQLHQEREEATDMAFTDLLTGLPNRRHASIFLRDEFAAAQRGRTVAVVMFDLDDFKGYNDTHGHSAGDEALRAFASVLRANTRRMNLAARYGGEEFLAILAGSNPRGAEIFANRVRTALEAESIGAPPLTVSAGVALYREGVEDPEQLLRDADAALYEAKRAGRNQVKVAGGVDMDAPTSTAPAAVSTPSPDTRTVRRSTRGARSGVLVVEADPGTRAILVEHLRGRGFEVDAADSTALGLQHLAGEYDALVTDIHLPGGSGHEVVRTARARWPRIQILVVTAIQDARIAADAVNAGADRYLFKPFDLGQLDEHLDEMLRFRESILASAVDARPLTEEAQSRHRRSRAEVLRAARALVQAVEARDPYTRGHGRSVGELAVRLADLTPGLAVDFDRDLLRLACEFHDVGKIGVPDQILNKEGPLTPDEYVLVQGHPRTGRRILEPLRVADLVLDGVTWHHEWWDGSGYPDRLAGPDIPLVARLIALADVVDAMTRPRAFRPAMPWNAVVTHIRELHGRRFDPALVDVFSAHLPVFEEWVHRDDESAPIEPAG from the coding sequence ATGCCCTCCGCCCGCCCCCGCGACGTCGCCGTGCCCCGGCGAGCCCTCTGGCTGTCGCTCGCCGCCCTCGTCGCCCCCGTGGCGGCCGCCTTCTGGGCGCCAGAGAGCCTGGCCCGGTACACGTCGCTGCTCTGGTTGACGGCGCTGTTACCCGCCTTCCTCCTGGCATTCTATCGGGGGTGGCGCGGAGTCGCGACCTCGCTCGCGCTGGGCATGGCCACCCTCTCGGTGACCCAGGCCGTCAGCGTGTGGATCGGAAGGCCGGTTCCCGATCTGCTCCTGGCCGTGGTGATCGCCTATCTCGTGATCAGCCTCGGCATCGGGTGGCTGGCCGAGCAGCTGCACCAGGAGCGGGAGGAGGCCACGGACATGGCGTTCACCGACCTCCTGACCGGGCTGCCCAACCGACGGCACGCGAGCATCTTCCTTCGCGACGAGTTCGCCGCGGCTCAGCGCGGTCGGACAGTGGCGGTGGTCATGTTCGATCTCGACGATTTCAAGGGGTACAACGACACCCACGGTCACAGCGCCGGCGACGAGGCGCTGAGGGCGTTCGCCTCGGTACTCCGCGCCAACACCCGTCGCATGAACCTCGCCGCCCGATACGGGGGCGAGGAGTTCCTGGCGATTCTGGCGGGGTCGAACCCGCGCGGTGCCGAGATCTTCGCGAACCGTGTGCGCACGGCGCTCGAGGCGGAGTCGATCGGTGCCCCGCCACTGACCGTCAGCGCCGGGGTGGCGCTGTATCGAGAGGGGGTGGAGGACCCCGAGCAGCTGCTGCGCGACGCCGATGCGGCGTTGTACGAAGCCAAGCGCGCCGGGCGAAATCAGGTGAAGGTGGCCGGCGGGGTCGACATGGACGCGCCGACGAGCACCGCACCTGCCGCCGTGTCCACGCCCTCCCCCGATACGCGCACCGTGCGCAGGTCCACGAGAGGCGCGCGGAGCGGCGTTCTCGTGGTCGAGGCCGACCCCGGCACCCGGGCCATCCTCGTCGAGCATCTTCGCGGCCGCGGCTTCGAGGTAGACGCCGCGGACAGCACGGCTCTCGGGCTGCAGCACCTGGCGGGAGAGTACGACGCGCTGGTGACCGACATTCACCTGCCGGGTGGATCGGGCCACGAGGTCGTGCGCACGGCCCGCGCGCGCTGGCCGCGGATCCAGATCCTCGTCGTGACCGCGATCCAGGACGCGCGGATCGCCGCCGACGCCGTCAACGCCGGCGCGGACCGCTACCTGTTCAAGCCGTTCGATCTGGGCCAGCTCGACGAGCATCTCGACGAGATGCTCCGCTTCCGGGAGTCGATCCTGGCGAGCGCCGTCGACGCCCGACCGCTCACCGAAGAGGCCCAGAGCCGGCATCGTCGGAGTCGAGCCGAGGTGCTGCGCGCCGCGCGGGCGCTCGTCCAGGCCGTCGAGGCTCGCGACCCGTACACGCGCGGGCACGGCCGGTCGGTGGGCGAGCTCGCCGTGCGTCTCGCCGACCTCACCCCCGGGCTCGCCGTCGACTTCGACCGCGACCTGCTCCGGCTCGCCTGCGAGTTTCACGACGTGGGCAAGATCGGAGTTCCCGATCAGATCCTGAACAAGGAAGGGCCCCTCACCCCGGACGAGTACGTGCTCGTCCAGGGGCATCCGCGCACCGGACGGCGCATTCTCGAACCTCTGCGGGTGGCCGACCTGGTGCTCGACGGGGTGACCTGGCACCACGAGTGGTGGGATGGGTCGGGGTACCCCGATCGGCTCGCAGGACCGGACATTCCTCTCGTCGCGCGGTTGATCGCGCTCGCGGACGTTGTGGATGCCATGACTCGACCGCGCGCCTTCCGGCCGGCCATGCCGTGGAATGCCGTCGTCACCCACATCCGCGAGCTGCACGGACGGCGCTTCGACCCGGCGCTCGTCGACGTCTTCTCGGCCCATCTGCCCGTATTCGAGGAGTGGGTCCACCGCGACGACGAGTCCGCTCCTATCGAACCGGCGGGCTGA